The Syntrophales bacterium region GAAACACGATGGCCTCCGGCTTTTCCTCCGGGGCGGCGGTTTCCGGCGACGCGGCCGCTTCCTCCGCTCCGCTTTCTCCCAGGGTGACTCCGGTGAGGGCTGTCACGCTCCGGAGAAACGCCGTCTGATCCGGTCCCGGCTGCGCAGGAAGGTCCGCGTCCCGGACCATGCCCTGCAGCAGCTGTAGGCCCGACTCGAGAGCGGCAAAGCCGGCCTTCTTGTCGTCCAGGGAGTCCAGCACCATTCGCTCCAGGAGGAGATTCATGCCGTCGGCAATCGTCCGGAGCGGCGCGAATTCTTCCGAGGCCGCTTCCTGGAGAAGGCCCTCCAGGTGGTTGAGGAACTTACCCGCCGTGGGGATGTCGATTTCCTGTCCTTCCAGGAACAGGAAATCAGAGGCCATTTCATCGATTTTGCCTGCAAGCTTGTCTTTTTCCATGTCTCATACCATTCGGATAATTTCGCCGGCGATGGAGGTCAGGGACATGACCCGGTCCGCTGCGCCGGCTTTGATGGCTTCCTTCGGCATTCCGAAAACAACGCAGGACTTCTCGTCCTGGGCGATGGTCTTCGCCCCTGCCTTCTTCATTTCCAGGAGCCCTTCCGCGCCGTCGCTCCCCATCCCTGTCAGGATGACGCCGACGGCATTGGCGCCGGCGTATCGCGCGGTCGACTTGAAGAGAATGTCCACAGCGGGTCGCTGGTGGTGCACCATCGGGCCCGTCTTGACCTCCACGTAGTACTGGGCGCCGCTGCGCCGGAGGATCATGTGAAAATTGCCCGGCGCGACGAGGGCCGTGCCCGGCACCACGGGATCGTTGTTTTTCGCTTCGCGCACCGTCATCTGGCAGATTCCGTTCAACCGGTCTGCAAAGGCCGCGGTGAAATTGGCGGGCATGTGCTGGACGATCACGACGCCCGGCATGTCCGCGGGAAGCTTCGTCAGGACCGCCTTGATGGCCTCCGTGCCGCCCGTGGAGGCCCCGATGGCGATCACCTTGTTGGTCGTCTCCGTCATGGACCGCTTGACCGTGGTTCTTTCCACGACGGTCTCCTGTTTCTCCTGCGACCGGTCGCGAGACAGGTTGGCGACGGAAGCGGCCCGGATCTTGTCTACCAGCTCGGCCCGGATATCCGCCACGGAGTAGGAGCCGCCCGGCTTGGCCACGACATCCACGGCCCCGACGTCCAGGGCCTCCAGCGACATGGCGCTGCCCTTGGGCGTCAGGGAGCTGACGATGACGGTGGGAACGGGATAGTACTTCATCAGTTTCTTCAGGAAGGTCAGCCCGTCCATCCGGGGCATCTCGATGTCCAGGGTCAGAACGTCCGGCTTGAGCTGGACGATCTTGTCCCGGGCGACGAAGGGATCCGGTGCGGTGCCGACCACCTCGATGTCCGGATAGGTGGACAGCTCCTTTGTGAATACGTTCCGGACGATGGCCGAGTCGTCTACAATGAGCACTTTGATCATGGCTGCGATCCGTCCTTCTCGTTGTTAGAAATCACTGGTTCCCGAGTCGTCCTGGTATGTCCCTTCTTCGGTGAGTCCCAGGATGCGGTACAACTCCGACCGCAGCTCCTCCGGTACAAAGGGTTTCTTGAGAAACCCCCGGGCACCCATGCGCTCCGCCTCTTCGATCCGCTCGCGGTTTCCCTCGGTGGAGACCATGATCACGGGAATCTCCTGGAACAGCTTGTCCCTCTTCAGCTCCTGCAATAGTTCCATTCCGTTCATTTCCGGCATGTTGATGTCGGAGATGATGACGTCCACCCAGTGCCGGGAAAGGATCTCCAGGGCCTGGCGTCCGTTGGCCGCCTCGAAGCATTCCGCTACGGGGATCCCCGACAGGTTGATGACCTTGCGGATGACGGCCCTCATGGAAAGCGAATCGTCGGTGATGAGGATGTTGAAGGACATGTGGTCTCCTTTGTGCGGCGGCCCGCCCTATTTCCTGTAAATGCTGGGCTGCACGTAGTGGAACTGGTGGTCCAGGCCCGTCAGGGTTTCCGAGTGGCCGATAAAGAGGTGGCCGCCGGGCAAAAGGACGTCGTGAAAGCGCCTGACGACCCCGCTCTGGGTTTTCTTGTCGAAATAGATCATCACGTTCCGGCAGAAAATGAGGTCAAACGGATGCGTGAAACGGGGGACCTCCATCAGGTTGAACCGCTCGAAGCTGATCTGCCGGCGGAGTTCCGGCTTGACCCGGAGCTGGCCCTCGGATGCGCCCGTGCCGTACTGAAAGTACCGTTTCATCATCGGCGGAGGGACGCCTTTCACCTTGTCCGCCGGGTACACGCCCTGCATGGCCGTGCGGAGAACACGGGTGGAGATGTCCGTGGCGGTGATTTGAAAAGGCACGGGCCGGTCCCTGAGACCCTCGCTCAAGCACATGGCGACGGAGTAGGGCTCCTCGCCGGTGGAGCAGCCCGCCGTCCAGATCCGGATTGCCTCCGTCCTTCCCTTCTTCTCCTTCTCTCTGGCAAGCTCGGGAAGGAGGGCCGTCAGTTTCTGAAAATGCTTTTCCTCCCGGAAGAAGTACGTGACGTTGGTGGAAATGGAGTCGATCATGGTGATCAGCTCCTCCGTTCCCTCCGCCGTCGTCACATACTTGTAGTAATCCAGGAAGGACTTGAACCCCCCTTCCCGCAGGCGCTTGCCGAGTCTTGCCTTGACCAGGTCCTTCTTGCCCTCGTGCAGGCAGATGCCGCACTGCTCGTAGACGAGACGGCTGATCTTGTCGTACTCGTTATCCTTCAGTTCTGTGGCGGACTGAAAGAGTGTCATCTTAGAAATCCTTGAACTCGCCGTCTTCGAGGGGGATGATGTCCTTGGGTTTCATCCCTTTTGCCGGGGCTGTGCCGGCCGCGGGGGGACGCTTCAGGGTCGGAAGGCGGAGCTTTCGCGCAGGACCTTCCGACAGATGTAGGGCACCGTGCCCGTTGGAGCTGCTGCCGCCGATGACGGAAAGGAGCTCCATGGACACCTGCTTCATCTGCTCAGCCTGGGCGTTCATCTCTTCCGAGGCGGAGGCCGATTCCTCGGCGTTCGCCGCCGTCTGCTGGGTGACCTTGTCCATCTCCGCGACGGCCTTGTTGATCTGGTCGATGCCCTGGGCCTGCTCGCTGGAGGCGGCGGCGATCTCCCCGACCAGCTCCCCGACCTTGGCGGAGTTTACGGCAACCTCGCTGAAGGCCTCGCTTGTTTTCCCCACCAGATCGGACCCTTCCCGGATCTTCTTGACGGTGCCCTCGATCAGGCCCGAAGTGTTCTTCGCGGCCTCGGCGGCCCGCATGGCCAGGTTCCGGACCTCTTCCGCCACGACGGCAAATCCCGCCCCGGCCTCCCCGGCCCGCGCCGCCTCCACGGCCGCGTTCAGGGCCAGGAGGTTGGTCTGGAAGGCGATCTCGTCGATGGTCCGGATGATCTTGGAGGTCTCCTCGCTCGCCGCAGTGATCTCCCGCATGGAGCTGGTCAGATGTTCCATGGAATCGTTGGCCTTCTTCACGACGGTGTTGGCCTGCTTCATGAGGGCGTCCGCCTGGGAGGCGTTGCCGGCGTTCTGTTTCGTCATGGAGGACATCTCTTCCAGGGAGGAGGAGGTCTCTTCCAGGGCCGCCGCCTGCTCGGAGGCTCCCTCCGCCAGGGACTGGCTGGAGGCGGAGACCTCACCCGCCGCTGCGGAAACCTGCTGCGCCGCCTCGCCCAACTGGTCGGCAGAGTGTGTGATGGGACGGCTGATGCTGCGGGCGAAGAAGAGGACGCCCACGACGGTCAGGGCCAGGAAGCCGACGGCGATGACCAGGATGAAGTTCCGGATCATGTGGGCCGCCGCGAGAAACTCCTGCTGATCCTGGGTGAAGCAAACGGACCAGCCGGTGAGCTGAACCGGGGCGAAGCCGGCGATCTTGGCGACGCCGTTGAAGACATACTTCTCCGTGCCGGTGTCTTTCGCGATCATCCGCTGGGAGATTTTTTCCATGCCCTGCATCTTGGTAGCGTTGAGCTCCAGGATGAATTCCTTCTTCGGGTGGGCGATGACGGTACCCACGTGGTCGGTCATATAGGCGTACCCTGTCTTCCCGATCTTGACAGAGACGATCTGCTCGACGAGAAAGTCGATCTTCAGGGCGACCGCCACGATCCCCCGGAACTCGCCGTTGCCTCCCACAATGGGGGCGGCCACGACCGCGACGGGACTCCCCGTCTTCTTGGACTTGATGACGGACCCGACGTTTGCCTTGCCGGCCTTCGCCGCGGCGAAATAGTCCCGTTCGCCGATGTTGATGCCGACATAGGATCCGCCGACGCCGTCCGCGCGGATCGCGCCGGTCGAATCGGTCACGAAGATCGTCTCGTAGTCATGGCCGATCTTCTTCATGGTTGCCGTCAGGCGCTGGGTCGCCCCGTCGATTTTGCCGCTTGTCGCCTCGATTACGTTCACGTCGGCTGCGATCCCGGAGATGAGCTTTATTTCCTCCAGGAGCGCCATGTTGACGAGTCCGCTTACGTTCTTTGCGACGAGCTCGACCTGGTTTTCCGAGA contains the following coding sequences:
- a CDS encoding chemotaxis response regulator protein-glutamate methylesterase, encoding MIKVLIVDDSAIVRNVFTKELSTYPDIEVVGTAPDPFVARDKIVQLKPDVLTLDIEMPRMDGLTFLKKLMKYYPVPTVIVSSLTPKGSAMSLEALDVGAVDVVAKPGGSYSVADIRAELVDKIRAASVANLSRDRSQEKQETVVERTTVKRSMTETTNKVIAIGASTGGTEAIKAVLTKLPADMPGVVIVQHMPANFTAAFADRLNGICQMTVREAKNNDPVVPGTALVAPGNFHMILRRSGAQYYVEVKTGPMVHHQRPAVDILFKSTARYAGANAVGVILTGMGSDGAEGLLEMKKAGAKTIAQDEKSCVVFGMPKEAIKAGAADRVMSLTSIAGEIIRMV
- a CDS encoding methyl-accepting chemotaxis protein; the encoded protein is MKKRSLNFKLITGGILIVLIPLIVVGTFSAWKSSEALTDISENQVELVAKNVSGLVNMALLEEIKLISGIAADVNVIEATSGKIDGATQRLTATMKKIGHDYETIFVTDSTGAIRADGVGGSYVGINIGERDYFAAAKAGKANVGSVIKSKKTGSPVAVVAAPIVGGNGEFRGIVAVALKIDFLVEQIVSVKIGKTGYAYMTDHVGTVIAHPKKEFILELNATKMQGMEKISQRMIAKDTGTEKYVFNGVAKIAGFAPVQLTGWSVCFTQDQQEFLAAAHMIRNFILVIAVGFLALTVVGVLFFARSISRPITHSADQLGEAAQQVSAAAGEVSASSQSLAEGASEQAAALEETSSSLEEMSSMTKQNAGNASQADALMKQANTVVKKANDSMEHLTSSMREITAASEETSKIIRTIDEIAFQTNLLALNAAVEAARAGEAGAGFAVVAEEVRNLAMRAAEAAKNTSGLIEGTVKKIREGSDLVGKTSEAFSEVAVNSAKVGELVGEIAAASSEQAQGIDQINKAVAEMDKVTQQTAANAEESASASEEMNAQAEQMKQVSMELLSVIGGSSSNGHGALHLSEGPARKLRLPTLKRPPAAGTAPAKGMKPKDIIPLEDGEFKDF
- a CDS encoding response regulator gives rise to the protein MSFNILITDDSLSMRAVIRKVINLSGIPVAECFEAANGRQALEILSRHWVDVIISDINMPEMNGMELLQELKRDKLFQEIPVIMVSTEGNRERIEEAERMGARGFLKKPFVPEELRSELYRILGLTEEGTYQDDSGTSDF
- a CDS encoding protein-glutamate O-methyltransferase is translated as MTLFQSATELKDNEYDKISRLVYEQCGICLHEGKKDLVKARLGKRLREGGFKSFLDYYKYVTTAEGTEELITMIDSISTNVTYFFREEKHFQKLTALLPELAREKEKKGRTEAIRIWTAGCSTGEEPYSVAMCLSEGLRDRPVPFQITATDISTRVLRTAMQGVYPADKVKGVPPPMMKRYFQYGTGASEGQLRVKPELRRQISFERFNLMEVPRFTHPFDLIFCRNVMIYFDKKTQSGVVRRFHDVLLPGGHLFIGHSETLTGLDHQFHYVQPSIYRK